TCTTAGGAACTGCTACGACCACGATTTATGAAGGTGTAAAACAAGGGATGCAGATTGGTGCAGATGGAGTAAATCGTTTCCCAGTTGATTTTGATCGGATTGGTCAAATTTTATTGTTAGTGATTACACTTTATGTAATTAATGCTGTTTTGAGCTATTCTTCTCAATTTATTGTAGTACGAGTCGTTCAACAGACGGTCTATCAGATGAGACAGGACTTCAAAAATAAAATGTCCCGTGTACCTATTTCTTATTATGATACCCATAGTAATGGTGATATTATGAGTCGTGCAATTAATGATGTTGATAATATTGCTCGTTCTCTGATCCAGTCTGTTAGTCAATTTATCATGAGTTTTGTACAGTTTTTTGGAATCCTGGTTATGATGTTAATAATTAGTTGGAAACTTAGTTTAGTCGCATTAATTACGATTCCTTTGAGTGCCCTGATTGTTTCACAAATCGCACCACGGTCTCAAGCGTATTTTAAAGAGCAACAAAAAACATTGGGATTATTAAATAACCAAATAGAAGAAAATTACTCTGGTCATGCAGAAATTCTTAGTTTCAACCAAGAAGAGCGTGCGATTGAAGAGTTTAGTACTCAAAATGAAGAACTTTATCGAGTTTCTTGGAAAGCTCAAGTAGTTTCAGGAATATTAATGCCATTGATGAATATGGTGAAGAATTTAGGTTATGTATTTGTTGCTGTTATCGGTGGAATTGAAGTAGCTTCAGGCAGATTACCTATAGGGGATGTACAAGCATTTCTTACTTATAACAATCAGTTTTCAGAACCAATGAAGCAATTGTCTAATATCTTAAATACGATACAAGCAATCATCGCTTCAGCAGAGCGTATTTTTGAAATGTTAGATGAAGACGAAATGATACAAGAATCTTCAGAAATAGAGCCAATTGAAACAACTGATAAAGTTACATTTGAGCATGTACGTTTTGGATACAATGATCAAGATGACTTGATGACTGATTTCAACCTCTCCGTCAAACCAGGTCAAATGATTGCAATTGTTGGACCTACAGGAGCAGGGAAATCTACACTCATTAATCTTTTGGAACGTTTTTATGATGTTAGAGGTGGAAGTATCAAGCTTAATGGTGTAGATACTAGAGACATCAACAGACATGAATTACGAGAACATTTTGCGATGGTGTTACAAGATACTTGGCTCTTTAATGGAACCATCTATGATAATATAAAATATGGTGCCCCATTGGATGCAACCAAAGAGGATATTTGTCAAGCCTCTAAGATTGCTTATGCAGATGAATTTATTCGTACTTTGCCAGAAGGGTATGACACGGTACTGAATGAGGATGCTAGCAATATTTCTCAAGGTCAGCGTCAACTATTGACGATTGCAAGAGCATTTGCTAGTAAACCAGAAATTTTAATTTTAGATGAAGCAACTTCTAGTGTAGACACACGGACCGAAATTTTAATTCAAAAAGCAATGGAGAAATTGCTTTCTGGAAGAACCAGTTTCGTTGTTGCTCACCGTTTATCCACCATCCGTGATGCAGATAATATTGTAGTAATGGATAATGGTGATATCGTAGAAACAGGTACCCACGATGAACTCCTAGCCAAAAAAGGTTTCTATGCAGACTTATATAACAGTCAGTTTGCAGATGTGGAAGCTTCTTAAAATGAAAGAATGGAAGAAAGATTTAAAGAGGGCAACCTGTTTAGATTCTTTCTTTTTTTATGGTTTATGTTATACTTGTTATATAACAAGTATAAAGAGGTGAGGAAATGTTTCTAGAAATTGATCTATCAAGTGAAACACCTATATATATTCAATTAATGTATCAATTAAAAAAAGGAATCATAAATGAGGAGTTGCTACCCGAAGAGAATTTTACCGAGTGTCCGTGTTTTAGCAGGTGATTTAGGAGTCAACATGCATACGGTTAATAAAGCTTACAATCTCTTAACAGAAGAAGGGATTTTAACAAAAAATCAAAGAGGGTATTCTCTTCAACCTATGGGCTTAAGAATTCAAACGGAGGAATCAAAAAAACAAATGAAAGAACGCTTGAAAGAATTAATGATTGATGCCTTTGTTTATGGTCTTTCTGAAGAAGACATGAAAAACTGGCAAATAGAAATGATGGATGAATTAAAAAAGGAGGAAGAATAAATGTGGACCTTTGTACTTTTGATGTTTTTTGTCTTTTTGACGATTGGAATAACGACTGGAATTATACCTTTATTTAGTAGACATGCTACTCCTTTTAGTGTGTCCCTTCCAGTAGACTACCTTCAAAAACAATTTGTAGAAATCAGGAAAAAACGATATGCCGTTTGGAATATTCTAATGAGCATTTTGTTAGGAGTGCCTCTTTTTATTGCTCCTTATATTGATACCGAACTAAATCAAGAACTTTTCACTAGTATTTATACAGTAACTGGAACGATTTTTTTAATAGTTTTTTCTTTTGTACTATACTTAAAATATCGGCATGATCTTCTAGAGTGGAAAAAAATGATACCAAGAGAAGCTTTTGAAGAGTCAAAGAAAATAGTTGTAGACAGTCAATATCACCAAAAATTAGATACACGTGGAAATTTTTCTATTTTCATTTGGCAATTATCTATTATTGTTCTCACGGTTATTTTGACCTATGCATTCTACGAGCAAATTCCTCAAGAGATTCCTATTCATTGGAATACTTCTATGCAAGTAGATCGATGGATTGAAAAAAGTCCGTGGAGTGTGTTAATGTTACCAACTATGCAAGTATTATTAATTCCCGTTTTTAATTTCAGTCATTATGCTTTTATTCAATCAAAACAAAAACTATCTCCTTTAAAACCAGTTGTATCTGCGAAAAAAAGTAGGCTATTTAGAAAAGCTTGGTCTAATTTTTTATGGATGACTGCTATTTTGACTCAAATATTTTTCTCTTTCCTAAATATATTTTCTTTGTTTATGAAGGAAAGTCCCTTTTAGCCAATGATGGTTGTAATTATTCTTTACTTAGTAATCATCTTAGGAACAACAATTTATTTGACCTTTAAGTACGGGCAAGCTGGAGAAAAATTAAAATTAGCAGATGACGATGAAGGACAGGAACGTTACTACGAAGATGTTGAAGAAGATAAAAAATGGATAGGTGGACTCTTTTATTATGATCCTGAAGACTCTTCTATCTTTGTAGAAAAACGTTTTGGGATTGGCTCAACTCTTAATATGGCTCGTTGGCAATCTTGGATGATGATTGCGGGTCTTTTTTGGTTTTATTATTTTAACAATTCTCCTTTCTCTTATAATGGAATAGAAAAAATACAAAAACGTGTATGGAATGATAAATTCCGTACACGTTTTTGTTTTATGATTTTGTATTCTTTTGTTGTTGAGTTTTTATTGCCAAGTCTATCATGCGGTCTGCCAATGAAATATTACGAACAAGTAAAGGCCCATGTAAATAAGAACAGAAAACATTTTTATACCGAGCACCTTCTGTGTCGTCTTCGTTGTTGTTTCCATTTCCTACTCGTACAATACCAAGAGGTTCAACGTTTTCACCTAAAAAAGTGCGACCATTATGATTTTCAAAACCAGTGTATATTTCACCTGTTTCTTTATCATCAATCGTGATATCACCAGTAAATCGCTTATTTTCTTGGTTTAATGTGTAATGATCGAGTGCACCAATTCCTTCAATCCGATTCCCCGCTGCATCCATATAGTAATGTCCTAACAATTGAAAACCACCACAGATAGCAAGGAAAACACCATTATTTTCAATATACTGCTTTAATGAATCTGCTTTATCTTGGATATCTTTTGAAACAATGAATTGTTCATAATCCTGTCCACCACCAAAAAAAACGAGATCATAGGCATTTGGATCAAAAGGTTCATGGAGACTAACAATTTCTGTTTCGACTTCAATACCTTTTTGGCGGGCACAATATTGAAGCATTAAGAGGTTGCCATTATCCCCATATGTATTTAAGAGGTTGCCATATAAGTGACATATTTTTAGCTTCAATTATTTCATCCTTTCAGCAAGATAGCCTTTTTCAGCTAGCAATTTGCGTATATTTAATACAGCTGTATAAGTAGCCATGATATAAATTTTATCAGTAGGCGCATCTTGAAGAGAATCTATTAAAATAGATAAGGAGTCAGTTGTTTTTAACTTGTCTTCCTCAATACCGGCTACTTTTAAACGTAAATATAATTCATCTTTTCTTATTCCACCAACAAACACGGAAGGAATTTCAAATTCAGTAAGGCGTTCAAATTCACCATCCCAAATCCAACTAACATCCGTTCCATCTGCGGGGCGGTCATTTAAGATAACAGCAAGGGAAAAAGGATCCTTTTCGTAATCCAATAGGGAAATAATTTGATTGAGTCCCACTGGGTTTTTGATAAGATTCAGAATAATCTTCTTTTCACCAATTTGAATAGTTTCTTGGCGACCAAATTTTTGTTGAGCAGCCGAAAAGCCAGCTTGAATATCATCAGTTGTTAAACCAAATTCACGCGCAACAGAGTAGGCTGCTAATGCATTATAAACATTATATAAGCCGGCTACATTAATTTTAAAGGGGTGTCCATCTATTTCGAAAGAAGAAGATTGATAGTCCAAATGATCAACAGATGTTACGGCATATTTTAATTCCGGACGATGGAAGTCACAATTTGGACAATAATATTTTCCTAAGTTTGCATAGGTATTAAATTTATAATGAAGAATATGTTGACAAGTAGGACAAAGAACTCCATCCGTATTATAATGAGCCATTGTTTCCCCATCTTCTTGATGGTTAAATCCAAAATAAAGTTGTGGATTTACCATTTCTTTTGAATGGAAAATCGGACTATCTCCATTTGCTAATACAATAGCATCTGGAGCTAAAGCAGCTCCCTCTAACATTTTTTGGTAAATGGTATAAATTTCTCCAAAACGATCCATTTGATCGCGGAATACATTTGTATTAACAATAATTTTTGGCTTAATGTATTTTGTCACATAAATGAGACTCGCTTCATCAACTTCTAAAACTGCTAATTTTTTATTTCCATGTTTCTTTCCACTATTTTCTAAAAAAGCAGAAATAATTCCTTGTACCATGTTTGCTCCAGTTGGATTCGTTAAGATATTTTGAAAACGTTGACTTAAAACATGATAGGTAAGGGAAGTAGTTAACGTTTTTCCATTTGTACCCGTTATAATCACTACTTCATAATTTTTAGAAAGTTGAGACAATACAGCAGGATCAATTTTAGCTGCCAACTTTCCAGGTAAACTGGTTCCACCTTTTGTAAAGGTCCGTAATGCCCATTGCGATCCTTTTCCTACTATAAGGGCGACTGTTCCGCGAATGCTCAAATAAATCTCTCCTTCTTTAAAATCTCATGGATATCATAGCACAAAAGATGATAATTCTGAATATAATAGATAAGGAAAGCAACATATTTTTCCAAATCTTTAATGGTTCATAACGAATAAAATGAGTTGATCTTGTTTATCAATAGTAATTTATATTAAAAATAGAGTCTCGTTTATTGACTTTATACCCTTTTATTACTATTATATTACAGATAACTACTTTGAAGATAACGGTGGAGGAAGCGATGGCTCAATTATTTTTTAAATATGGTGCGATGAACAGTGGGAAAACAATTGAGATATTAAAGGTAGCCCACAATTATGAAGAACAAAATAAACCGGTACTAATTTTTACTAGCGCCGTGGATAATCGAGATGAAGTTGGATATGTTACTAGTCGAATTGGACTTAGACGAGAAGCCATTCCAGTTTTTGATGATACAGATTTATGGCAAGCAGTTAAAAATGCAAAAGAGAAACCGTATTGCATTCTATTGGATGAAGCACAATTTCTCAACAAATCTCATGTCCTTCAATTAGCGAAGGTAGTCGATGATTTGAGCATTCCTGTAATGGCGTTTGGATTGAAGAATGATTTTACAAATGAATTGTTTGAAGGATCAAAATACTTGCTCCTTTATGCAGATAAAATAGAAGAATTAAAAACGATTTGTTGGTATTGTCACAAAAAAGCTACGATGAATATGCGGATTCTAAATGGCAAACCAGTTTATGAAGGAGAACAGATTCAAATAGGCGGAAATGAAGCCTATATTCCTGTTTGCAGAAAGCACTATTTTTCTCCAGTTCTGCAAGATCCGATTCATAAATAATTATTCCGCGAAATTGAACTTAGAAGGGTTTTGAAAAAATGTTTGATCAACTAGATGCTTTCATTATCCGCTACGAAGAGCTTACAGAATTGTTAAGTGATCCAGAGGTTATTGAAGATACAAATCGCCTAATGGAACTTACTAAAGAAGAGTCAGAACTTCGAGGTAAAGTAGCGGTTTTTAGAAAATATAAAAATATAGAAAAAGAAATGGAAGAGACACTTGAATTGCTTTCTGAAAACTTAGACGATGAAATGGCTTCTTTAGCAAAAGAAGAGCTTACTTCGTTGAAGAACGAAAAAGAGCAAATGCAAGAAACTATCAAAGTCATGCTTCTTCCCGAAGATCCAAATGATGGTAAGAATATTATTATGGAAATCCGTGGAGCTGCTGGTGGAGACGAAGCAGCCTTATTTGCTGGAGATCTATTTGAAATGTATACCAAGTATGCAGAAAATCAAGGTTGGAAAGTAGAAGTAATGGATGCTCACATCACTGGGATCGGTGGCTATAAAGAAATTACTTTGATGATTACGGGTCAGAGTGTTTTCTCTAAATTAAAATATGAGAGTGGAGCTCATCGAGTACAACGTGTTCCAGAAACGGAATCACAGGGGCGAGTTCATACATCTACATCCACTGTGGTTGTTTTACCAGAGATGGAAGAAGTTGAAATTGATATCGATGAGAAAGATATCCGGGTAGATATTTACCATGCAAGTGGAGCGGGAGGACAGCACGTTAACAAAACAGCTTCAGCCGTTCGTTTAACTCACCTTCCAACCGGAATAGCAATAGCGATGCAGGACGAACGTTCTCAAATTAAAAACCGTGAGAAAGCAATGAAAATACTACGTGCACGAGTCTATGATAAAATTTCATCTGATGCACAATCCGAATATGATGCAGATCGTAAGTCCGCAGTCGGAACGGGAGATCGATCGGAACGAATTCGAACTTATAATTTCCCGCAAAATAGAGTAACTGATCATCGCATTGGCTTGACGATTCAAAAACTTGATCAAATTTTAAGTGGTAAATTAAATGAAATCATTGATTCACTAATTATTGCAGACCAAACAAAGAAGTTGGAGAAAATAAATAATGGGACTAACTAGTACAAAAACCTATCAGAATGTGATTCAACAAGGGGTTCTGTATCTGGAAAAGCATCAAAAACAATCTTTTTTAGCAGAGAGACTAATTATGGATCGAATGGATTGGAATCGTACTGACTTACTTCTTCATTTAAAAAAGAAAATGTCAGAACCTGCTTATTTACAATATTTGAAAGATTTAAATGAATTAATAGAAGGTAAACCTTTGCAATATATTGTTGGGAAAGAGTGGTTCTATGATCTTCCCTTAAAAGTTACTTCAGATACATTGATCCCTCGTCCGGAAACGGAAGAATTAGTTCATGAAGCATTGAAACAATTAAAAGGAAAAGAAAATTTGAATGTGTTAGATATCGGTACCGGTTCAGGAGCAATTGCGATTGCCATGAAAGCTAATCGTCCGAACGACGAAGTGACAGCAACAGATATTTCTGAGAAAGCATTACAGGTTGCAGAAGAAAATGCGCTCACTCATCATGTCGACATCCGTTTTTTACAAGGAGACTTACTGGAACCTGTTTCCTTAGAAATGTTTGATTGTATTTTAAGTAATCCCCCTTATATTAGTCATGACGAAGAGTATTTGATGGATGAATCCGTACTAAAATACGAACCTCATTCAGCTTTATTTGCAGACCATGAAGGATTAAGTATCTATGAAAAGTTAGCTTATGAACTTCCTTTCTATCTGAAAACAGATGGGTGCTTGTTTATGGAGATTGGTTTTCAACAAGGGGAACGGTTATCTACATTATACAAACGTGCTTTTCCTGACAAAGAAGTATCAATCTTACAAGATAGTAACGGGCAGGATCGAATCTTAATGGTTCTATAGAAATACTCACAAAGAAGTTTGGAGCAACTGCTTCAGACTTTTCTTATGCACAAATGTAAAGGAGTGAATGTGAAATGGAGACAAAAATATACACATCTCTTACGATTGAAGAAGCTGGTCAAAAGTTACGGGAGGGACAACTGGTTTCTTTTCCTACTGAAACCGTTTATGGATTAGGAGCACTTGCATCCAATAATGCAGCAGTAAAAGATGTTTATCGAGTAAAAGGAAGACCGAGCGATAATCCTTTAATTGTACATGTTGCTTCAAAGAACATTAAAGAATATGTGGAAGTTGTTTCTGAAGAAGCTTCTCGATTAATGGATGCATTTTAGCCAGGACCACTCACACTTATCTTAAAAGGAAAAGAAGGAGTATTTGCTCCTACGTTAACAACTAAGCAGGGTACCGTTGCATTAAGGATGCCTAATCAGCCTCTTACCCTGCAGTTGATAGAAGCAGCTGGATTCCCCCTTGTAGGTCCTAGCGCGAACATTTCAGGCAAGCCAAGTCCGACAACCACTCAACACGTTTTGCATGATTTAAATGGGAAGATTGCTGGTGTGTTAGAAGGTGGAGCTACAGATATTGGAGTTGAATCAACGGTTCTCGATTTGACTAATGAAAAAGGGCCTGTTATTTTGCGTCCTGGAGCCATAACAGCAGAAGAAATTGAAGGTGTTCTCCGCAGGAAAGTTCGTTCGGGAGGAGATCCCAATAATAATGAAGCCCCTATTGCTCCTGGTATGAAGTATACTCACTACTCTCCTAAACAACCTGTATATATTATGAATGGAGAAAAACAAGATTGGCTTCATTTTATTGAAAAACTCCGATTAAAAAATCAAAGTTTTGGAATTCTTGCGTCAGATGAAATGATTGAAATGCTTCAAGAGATAGCTATCAAACAAAAGGAATGGATTTTTTCTTTAGGGAAAAAAGAAACTCCACAACAGGCGTCTCAACGCTTTTATTCGGGATTACGCTATTTTGACGATAAAGATATCGATTATATTTTAGTAGAAGCCTATCCTAAAAAAGGGATAGGGGAAGCGTTCATGAATCGATTGGAAAAAGCTTCTTCAGGAAGTTATCCAACGGGATTAACTACTCCCCTGTAAACTAAAACGAATATATGCTATACTAAAAACGAATTTTAATCAAATTTTCATAAAAGGTGTTTAAGACAGGGGATGGGTATGAATGGATACAGAAATTTTTAAATTAATTATCAAAGAAAAAGAAAGACAAGAACAAGGAATCGAGTTAATAGCTTCTGAAAACTTTGTTTCTACAGAAGTATTAGAAGCACAAGGTAGTATTTTGACAAATAAATACGCAGAAGGTTATCCAGGTCGCCGCTACTATGGTGGATGTGAATTTGTTGACATCATAGAAAACTTAGCGATTTCTCGTTTGAAAGAATTATTTGGTGCAGAATATGCTAACGTTCAACCCCATTCAGGAAGTCAAGCGAACATGGCCGCGTACCGAGCGCTAGTTGACCAAGATAGTAAAATATTAGGAATGGATTTGAATCATGGTGGACATCTAACTCACGGTTCAAAAGTAAATTTTAGCGGACAAAGTTATCATTTTGTAAGTTATGGTGTTGATCCAGAAACAGAAATGATTGATTATACGGAAGTAAGAAAAATTGCTTTGGAAGAAAAGCCTGATTTAATTGTTGCCGGTGCAAGTGCCTATGCACGTCAGATTGATTTCAAAAAATTCAGAGAAATTGCTGATGAAGTTGGAGCATTGTTCATGGTAGATATGGCTCATATTGCCGGTTTATGTGCGACTGGTTACCATCAAAATCCAGTTGAGTACGCAGATGTTGTTACATCAACTACTCATAAAACAATGCGTGGTCCTCGTGGTGGAGTTATACTTGCCAAACAAAAATTTGCTAAAAAATTAAATAGCGCTGTTTTCCCTGGTATTCAAGGCGGACCTTTAGAACATGTCATTGCAGCTAAAGCTGTATCATTCCATGAAGCTTTACAACCATCATTCCATGATTATATTGGGCATGTAGTTGAGAATGCTAAAGCAATGGAAGAAGTATTCCATGATTCAAAATTCCGAATAATCGGTGGGGGAACAGATAATCATTTACTTCTGCTAGATGTATCTGGATATGGAGTAAATGGAAAAGAATTAGAGACATTATTAGATGAAGTAGGAATTACTGTAAATAAAAATTCCATACCATTTGACAAATTGCCTCCAAGTAAAACAAGTGGAATTCGTGTGGGAACACCTGCTATTACAACTAGAGGGTTTGGTATAGAAGAATCTAAAAAAGTTGCAGAATTGATCATTCGGACAGCGGAAGCAAAAAATCAATCTGAAAAAATTGAGGAAATTCAAAAAGAGGTTCAAATACTAACGAGTGAGTTTCCTTTGTATATAAACTAAAAATAGAATATCACTAGTAAAATGCAAGTTCTTCCATTACAATGGAAAAAGTAAAAAAAGAAAGCAGGGGTATAACAAATGGGACGAGTAACAGTAATGGACCATCCATTAATCCAGCATAAATTAACGATTATCCGAGAAAAAATACTGGAACGAAAGATTTTCGTGAAGTGGTTAGCGAGATAGCTATGTTAATGGCGTATGAAGTAACTAGAAGTATGCCGTTAGAAGATGTTGAAATTGAAACACCGCTTGTAAAATCAATACAGAAACGATTGAGTGGTAAGAAAGTTGCGATTATCCCTATCTTGCGAGCTGGACTAGGAATGGTAGATGGCTTTTTAGCTATGTTACCTGCTGCAAAAGTAGGACATGTAGGAATGTATCGGGACGAAGAAACATTTGAACCTCATGAATACTTCGTTAAAATGCCTGCTGATATTGCAGAAAGACAGCTGTTTGTTGTAGATCCAATGCTAGCTACAGGAGGCTCAGCTGTAGCTGCTATTGAAGCACTTATTAAAAGAAATGCAAAGCCAGAAAACATTAAATTCATCTGTCTAGTTGCTGCTCCTGAAGGAGTTAAGGTACTTAATGATGCCTATCCAGAAGTAGAAGTTATAGTGGCAGCGATGGATGAAAGATTAAATGAACAAGGATATATTTTACCTGGTTTAGGAGATGCGGGCGACCGTTTGTTTGGAACTAAATAAGGTAATCAAATAGGAATGGTTCAAGCGTGAATATACTCGTCACGCTTGAACCATTTTTGCGTAATTTTGTGGTCTTTATTTTGTTACACAATATATAAGTGCAATATATTGACTTTTTTCTCAAAAAAAACTTTAGGAATTTTATGCTTTTTTTTGATTATTTAAAGGATAGGTGGTATGATTGCAATGCAAATGGGTCATGAAAACTTTTATCAGTCTTTCTTTTTAGAGATAGGTATTCAAAAGCAGAACCTTCTGTTTATAAGAATATTTGACTAAAGGTTTGAGGTGAAGTGGAATGGTCCATTCTATTTGTATGGAAAAGAGGTGACACGTTTGGAACATGAAACGAAAGTTCTAGAGTTCATGGGGATTGGTTTTAGCGCAAATATTCTCATCAGTGTGGCAGCGACCGTACTGTTGGTTTTTTTATTTTGTTTTTGGGCAACCCGGAATTTGTCGATTCGACCAGGGAAAGCACAGTCAGTGATGGAGTATCTAATGGATTTTGTGAAAAACATCATTCAGAATTCAATGGATTGGAAAAAAGGAGAACAATTTCATCTTCTCGGTTTTACACTTTTTCTTTTCATTTGGGTATCTAACGTTTTGGGACTTGCATTAATTTTGAATATTGATGGTTTCTCTTATTGGAAAAGCCCGACTGCCAGCCCAGTTGTTGCCTTAGCTTTAGCATTAATGGTTATTTTACTAACACATTACTTTGGTGTTAAGGAACAAGGATTTAAAGACTATTTTTTGAATAGCTATATTCGACCGGTATGGCCATTGATGCCTATCAAAATTTTAGAAGAATTTACAAATACTTTAACATTGGCACTCCGTCTTTACGGGAATATTTACGCTGGAGAAATACTACTGGGGTTAATTGCCTCATTAGCTAACTCAAGAGGAGCACTTACTTGGGTTGTTGGACTTCCTTTACAGATAGTATGGCAAGGCTTCTCCATATTCATTGGATCGATTCAAGCCTTCGTATTTACGACCCTGACAATGGTGTACTTGGCTCATAAAATCGAAGCGGAATAAAAATGTACATTAGACAACAAAAAAATTATTAGAAATAAAGGGGAAATTAATATGAATTTTATAGCAGCAGCAATTGCGGTAGCAGGAGCGGCCATCGGAGCATCTTTAGGAAACGGTAGAGT
The Jeotgalibaca sp. MA1X17-3 genome window above contains:
- the glyA gene encoding serine hydroxymethyltransferase, producing MDTEIFKLIIKEKERQEQGIELIASENFVSTEVLEAQGSILTNKYAEGYPGRRYYGGCEFVDIIENLAISRLKELFGAEYANVQPHSGSQANMAAYRALVDQDSKILGMDLNHGGHLTHGSKVNFSGQSYHFVSYGVDPETEMIDYTEVRKIALEEKPDLIVAGASAYARQIDFKKFREIADEVGALFMVDMAHIAGLCATGYHQNPVEYADVVTSTTHKTMRGPRGGVILAKQKFAKKLNSAVFPGIQGGPLEHVIAAKAVSFHEALQPSFHDYIGHVVENAKAMEEVFHDSKFRIIGGGTDNHLLLLDVSGYGVNGKELETLLDEVGITVNKNSIPFDKLPPSKTSGIRVGTPAITTRGFGIEESKKVAELIIRTAEAKNQSEKIEEIQKEVQILTSEFPLYIN
- the atpB gene encoding F0F1 ATP synthase subunit A; translated protein: MEHETKVLEFMGIGFSANILISVAATVLLVFLFCFWATRNLSIRPGKAQSVMEYLMDFVKNIIQNSMDWKKGEQFHLLGFTLFLFIWVSNVLGLALILNIDGFSYWKSPTASPVVALALALMVILLTHYFGVKEQGFKDYFLNSYIRPVWPLMPIKILEEFTNTLTLALRLYGNIYAGEILLGLIASLANSRGALTWVVGLPLQIVWQGFSIFIGSIQAFVFTTLTMVYLAHKIEAE